A region from the Candidatus Neomarinimicrobiota bacterium genome encodes:
- a CDS encoding DNA translocase FtsK 4TM domain-containing protein, with amino-acid sequence MKDRRKEIIGILLIVLSLFVLLSLFTYNATEEPSISQHVAITNRMGILGVYVSHALIKMTIGYVAYVIPLLGLIWGWWIFAKKSYNTLIRISVHGLALSLILSVALGLPAAVRGIMSPTSYQNAGLVGALLARLLHDFLGTIGASLVLLAGTLVVIRGYFNWDFYRPFKMASISLMTVRNKHNLKVAEKDKEKEKREHTAHLLTQLQQKRGEEDFPDEKVQESEKILEAPPPDPESERPVQPTSVSIPPAEEQVETEEADLPQMEMEMEETPEADESGGFTIGEEVIEEEVDLDAQAERAPKREYQLPSVDILDKHEQIVIPSASHEELVEKANFLVQSLMTFGVEGQVVNISPGPIITLFEVEPAEGVRVNKFVQLSDDLARVLKAPRVRVIAPIPGKSSVGIEIPNQNPSIVYLRSVINSEKFVSSDSKLAVALGKTTNGENFIIELEKMPHLLVAGTTGSGKSVCINTIITSILYRATPEDVRFILIDPKKLELASYRSLEKHHLITSDDIDEYVITTPENAILSLRAAEREMSRRYDVLADAVVRNIQEYNEKAVQSNDFPVMPYIVVLIDELADLMLRAPKEVEIPIARLTQMARAVGIHLVVATQRPSVDVITGVIKANFPARIAFQVATKIDSRTIIDTNGAEKLLGKGDMLFLPPGASEPIRVHNSFVSLEEINRLVGHVASQPTADEILLEGSKVQLAEDGGLGRPVDGEDELLKDAIRLIVTHQQGSISLLQRRFRIGYSRAARLIDEMEQLGIVGAFTGSKAREVLVDESYLQVLDDDSS; translated from the coding sequence ATGAAAGATAGACGTAAAGAAATCATCGGGATTCTCCTCATTGTTTTATCACTGTTCGTTTTGCTCAGTCTTTTCACCTATAATGCCACTGAAGAACCGTCCATTTCCCAGCATGTGGCTATTACAAACCGGATGGGTATCTTGGGCGTCTATGTCTCCCACGCACTCATCAAGATGACTATCGGCTACGTGGCATATGTGATCCCTTTGCTGGGGCTTATCTGGGGTTGGTGGATCTTCGCCAAGAAGTCATATAATACACTCATTCGTATTTCAGTTCACGGTCTGGCACTTTCCCTGATTCTCTCAGTTGCTCTCGGTCTGCCGGCAGCTGTCCGCGGCATCATGAGCCCCACAAGTTACCAGAACGCCGGTCTCGTGGGAGCCCTTCTCGCAAGATTACTACACGACTTTCTTGGTACAATCGGGGCCAGTTTAGTTTTGCTGGCTGGTACCCTGGTCGTGATTAGGGGATATTTCAATTGGGATTTTTACCGCCCCTTTAAAATGGCATCGATATCTTTAATGACGGTTCGCAATAAACACAATTTAAAAGTTGCCGAAAAAGATAAGGAAAAAGAGAAGCGGGAACACACCGCTCACCTACTGACTCAACTGCAGCAGAAGAGAGGAGAAGAAGATTTTCCTGATGAAAAGGTACAAGAATCTGAGAAGATTTTAGAAGCACCACCTCCCGATCCTGAAAGTGAGCGTCCGGTTCAGCCGACATCTGTCTCGATACCGCCAGCAGAAGAACAGGTAGAAACGGAAGAGGCCGATCTGCCGCAGATGGAAATGGAGATGGAGGAAACTCCCGAGGCTGACGAATCGGGCGGCTTCACAATTGGTGAGGAAGTCATCGAGGAAGAGGTAGATCTCGATGCTCAGGCGGAACGAGCGCCAAAACGCGAATATCAACTCCCTTCCGTAGATATCCTGGACAAGCACGAACAGATTGTTATTCCCAGCGCATCTCATGAAGAACTGGTAGAGAAAGCCAATTTCCTGGTACAGTCGCTCATGACGTTTGGTGTGGAAGGTCAAGTGGTCAACATTTCTCCCGGTCCAATCATTACTCTCTTTGAGGTGGAACCGGCTGAGGGAGTAAGAGTCAACAAGTTTGTGCAACTATCGGACGATCTGGCGAGGGTTTTGAAAGCGCCCCGTGTAAGGGTGATCGCACCGATTCCGGGGAAGTCTTCCGTCGGAATAGAAATACCCAACCAGAATCCGTCCATCGTCTATTTACGGTCGGTGATCAATTCGGAAAAGTTTGTCAGTTCGGACTCAAAGCTGGCTGTGGCTCTCGGTAAAACCACCAATGGTGAGAATTTTATAATCGAACTTGAGAAGATGCCGCATCTGCTGGTGGCTGGAACGACGGGATCGGGAAAATCCGTCTGTATCAATACGATTATTACTAGTATTCTCTATCGCGCGACGCCTGAGGATGTAAGGTTTATCCTGATTGATCCCAAGAAACTGGAACTGGCGTCCTACCGCTCTCTGGAAAAACACCACCTGATTACCAGCGATGATATAGATGAATATGTAATCACCACGCCTGAGAATGCTATTCTCTCGCTGCGTGCTGCGGAGCGGGAGATGAGTCGGCGTTACGATGTGTTGGCTGATGCGGTCGTAAGAAATATTCAAGAGTATAATGAAAAGGCGGTACAGTCTAATGACTTCCCCGTAATGCCTTACATTGTTGTGCTGATTGATGAACTCGCTGATTTGATGCTCAGGGCGCCCAAGGAAGTGGAAATCCCCATCGCACGACTTACACAGATGGCCAGGGCCGTGGGAATTCATCTTGTGGTGGCCACACAGCGGCCGTCCGTGGATGTCATTACCGGTGTAATTAAGGCGAACTTTCCGGCCAGAATTGCATTTCAGGTGGCAACAAAAATTGATTCGAGGACGATCATTGATACAAATGGAGCGGAAAAACTTCTTGGCAAAGGCGATATGCTGTTTCTGCCGCCGGGTGCATCTGAACCGATACGTGTTCATAACTCTTTTGTGTCACTGGAAGAGATAAACAGGCTTGTGGGCCATGTTGCATCTCAGCCGACAGCCGACGAAATCCTGTTGGAAGGCTCTAAAGTCCAACTGGCTGAGGATGGCGGATTGGGAAGACCTGTTGATGGGGAAGATGAACTCCTGAAGGATGCAATCCGCCTTATTGTTACTCATCAGCAGGGATCGATCTCGCTCCTCCAGCGGCGATTCCGGATCGGTTATTCCCGGGCTGCCAGGCTGATCGATGAGATGGAACAGCTCGGTATTGTCGGTGCCTTTACAGGAAGTAAGGCCAGGGAAGTCCTCGTTGACGAATCCTACCTCCAGGTGCTGGATGACGACTCATCCTGA
- the gcvT gene encoding glycine cleavage system aminomethyltransferase GcvT, translating into MKRTALFHRHVDLGAKMVPFAGFEMPIQYSSIIEEHSVVRERVGLFDLSHMGEFEIGGSGARQFLQKVTINDVARLEVGQAQYTAICNENGGIIDDCVLYRRDEDYLLVVNVSNILKDYDWLKEHQTENVLLRDVSDETTLIAVQGPDSHALLKNLNCDPWIGALSFYHHQETTFDSVTILCARTGYTGELGYELYLSNDDADRLWNALTAAGDSFGVKPVGLGARDTLRLEMGYVLYGNELDESTSPLEAGLGWITKLDQESFIGRDAILRLKSAGISRKLVAFEMEERGIPRNGYPILRDGAQVGQVTSGTFSPSLKKGIGIGFVEAEYGKPGSRVEISIRDAGIGAVIVKPPFWNSGTLTKEIE; encoded by the coding sequence GTGAAACGTACAGCGCTGTTCCATAGGCATGTTGACTTGGGTGCAAAGATGGTTCCTTTCGCAGGTTTTGAGATGCCCATTCAGTACAGTAGCATCATCGAAGAGCACAGTGTCGTGAGGGAAAGGGTTGGGCTGTTTGATCTGTCTCATATGGGTGAGTTTGAGATTGGTGGGAGTGGTGCCAGACAGTTCCTGCAAAAAGTAACGATTAACGATGTCGCCCGGCTTGAAGTTGGTCAGGCGCAGTATACCGCCATCTGCAACGAGAACGGGGGAATCATAGACGATTGTGTTTTGTATAGAAGGGATGAAGATTATCTTTTGGTCGTGAACGTATCCAATATCCTCAAGGACTATGATTGGCTTAAAGAACATCAAACTGAAAATGTTTTGTTGCGCGACGTTTCTGATGAAACAACACTGATAGCGGTGCAGGGACCCGATTCTCATGCTCTACTTAAGAATCTCAATTGTGATCCCTGGATCGGTGCTCTCTCTTTCTATCATCACCAGGAAACAACATTTGACAGCGTGACCATTCTGTGTGCCAGGACCGGTTACACTGGCGAATTGGGCTACGAACTCTATCTCAGTAATGACGATGCAGACCGATTGTGGAATGCTCTGACAGCAGCGGGCGACTCATTTGGGGTAAAGCCTGTCGGTCTCGGCGCCAGGGATACTTTGCGGCTGGAGATGGGATATGTTCTTTATGGCAATGAACTGGATGAATCGACCTCACCTCTTGAAGCTGGACTCGGCTGGATAACCAAACTTGATCAGGAAAGCTTTATTGGGCGCGATGCAATTCTCCGATTGAAGTCTGCCGGTATCTCTCGTAAATTAGTGGCCTTCGAAATGGAAGAACGCGGGATTCCAAGAAACGGCTATCCGATCCTCCGGGACGGTGCGCAAGTAGGTCAGGTTACCAGCGGAACCTTCTCTCCATCTCTGAAAAAGGGTATCGGCATAGGATTTGTTGAAGCTGAATATGGTAAGCCCGGTTCAAGGGTTGAGATTAGCATCCGCGATGCAGGCATCGGGGCCGTGATCGTGAAACCGCCTTTCTGGAATAGTGGTACTTTGACGAAAGAGATTGAATGA
- a CDS encoding aminotransferase class I/II-fold pyridoxal phosphate-dependent enzyme produces MQLADRLKRLGTETAFAVSVQAARWASQGNKVYPFHLGDMNISTPANVVQAASKAIADGRTGYSPAAGIATLREALAHDVSHRRGVIYGPENVSIQPGGKPLISKFISAVMNSGDEVLYPNPGYPIYESQIEFQGGVAVPYGYVQTDEGFAIDLDKLHDSITDKTRILIYNNYQNPISAESTEDEMKSLAELALKCDLWVLSDEAYFEIRYGGEPHSIVALPGMMERTVILYTFSKKFAMTGWRLGAGVGPEKVINVITKLNTNHESCSNHFIQWAMVEGIDGDQSGPKRILEILKDRRNAAVDGLNAIYGIDIALPNSTFYLFPKVTEIMERKGFTEIGELQTEALHKTGISFCTRNHFGRPLPDERDYYIRFAYSGIDVEDIVQGLGRLKEYFET; encoded by the coding sequence GTGCAACTTGCTGATCGATTAAAGCGTCTCGGCACAGAGACAGCTTTTGCTGTGTCTGTGCAGGCGGCCCGGTGGGCTTCACAGGGAAACAAGGTTTACCCCTTCCATCTCGGTGATATGAATATCTCTACGCCAGCCAATGTGGTGCAAGCCGCCAGCAAGGCTATCGCGGACGGAAGAACAGGCTACTCTCCGGCAGCGGGAATCGCTACACTAAGAGAGGCCTTAGCCCATGACGTCAGTCACAGGCGCGGAGTAATATATGGCCCGGAAAATGTCTCCATTCAACCCGGGGGTAAACCTCTCATCAGCAAGTTTATCTCCGCTGTTATGAATTCCGGAGATGAGGTCCTCTATCCCAATCCCGGCTACCCCATCTATGAATCTCAGATTGAATTCCAGGGGGGTGTCGCCGTCCCGTACGGATACGTCCAGACGGATGAGGGATTCGCCATCGACTTGGATAAACTTCACGATTCCATTACGGATAAAACTCGGATTCTCATCTATAACAATTATCAAAACCCCATCAGTGCAGAGTCTACAGAAGATGAGATGAAATCCCTCGCGGAACTTGCGCTTAAGTGTGATTTGTGGGTTCTCTCAGATGAAGCCTATTTCGAGATTCGTTACGGAGGCGAACCCCACTCTATTGTAGCGCTGCCGGGAATGATGGAACGCACGGTAATTCTGTACACCTTCTCTAAAAAGTTTGCTATGACAGGCTGGCGCTTGGGGGCGGGTGTTGGGCCGGAAAAAGTAATTAATGTTATTACCAAGCTGAATACGAATCATGAGTCGTGTTCTAATCATTTCATTCAGTGGGCTATGGTGGAGGGGATTGACGGCGATCAGTCTGGACCGAAAAGAATTCTCGAAATCCTGAAGGATCGCCGCAACGCCGCTGTGGACGGTCTCAACGCTATCTATGGGATTGACATTGCCCTCCCAAACAGCACCTTTTACCTTTTCCCCAAGGTCACAGAAATCATGGAACGTAAGGGATTCACGGAGATCGGTGAACTTCAGACTGAAGCGTTGCATAAGACGGGGATCTCCTTCTGCACCCGGAACCACTTCGGCCGCCCTCTTCCCGATGAGAGAGATTACTACATCCGTTTTGCATATTCCGGTATAGATGTGGAAGATATTGTGCAGGGGCTGGGGAGGCTGAAGGAATACTTTGAGACTTGA
- the ruvA gene encoding Holliday junction branch migration protein RuvA — MIHSVKGKLRQKTPSGIVIDVGGISLHIFVSVPTYDHMSEAGAEVEVITYLNVREDALELYGFYSQEELELFKMLIGITKIGPKLAIGILSGASPGEFKRRIIAGDVAALTALPGIGPKTAKRIIVELKEKFVTVEGLDDILKEDDALSDEFADALAALTALGFSRVQGFKVLTGMRKDGQLEGGLEEIVKSALTKL; from the coding sequence ATGATTCATTCTGTAAAGGGTAAACTTAGACAAAAAACGCCCAGTGGGATCGTGATCGATGTAGGCGGCATATCACTACATATTTTCGTTTCGGTGCCGACTTACGATCATATGTCGGAAGCAGGTGCCGAAGTAGAGGTGATAACTTACCTCAACGTCCGTGAAGACGCACTGGAGCTTTACGGTTTCTATTCGCAGGAAGAGTTGGAGCTCTTCAAGATGTTGATCGGGATTACGAAAATAGGACCCAAGCTCGCCATCGGAATTCTGTCAGGGGCCAGCCCGGGTGAATTCAAGCGCCGGATCATCGCGGGCGATGTTGCGGCTTTAACAGCACTTCCAGGAATCGGACCGAAGACGGCTAAACGAATTATTGTCGAACTAAAGGAGAAATTTGTCACCGTCGAAGGTTTAGATGATATCCTTAAAGAGGATGACGCTCTCAGTGATGAATTCGCTGACGCTCTGGCAGCACTTACCGCACTTGGATTCTCAAGGGTGCAAGGGTTCAAAGTACTCACCGGTATGAGAAAGGATGGTCAGCTGGAAGGCGGTTTGGAAGAGATCGTTAAGTCTGCCCTGACCAAACTGTAG
- the ruvC gene encoding crossover junction endodeoxyribonuclease RuvC, with translation MRKIIGIDPGIEVTGYGIIESDGHDHRAVKFGTVLPPGGKPLYERLSYLYDDLKKIIEENSPNEMAVEEAFFSKNARTALVLGQARGVILLAGAHQDIQCFEYSPRKIKMSVVGNGNASKEQVQYMVKSLLSLPDTPLKLDITDALATALCHLNQPPEM, from the coding sequence TTGCGTAAAATCATCGGGATTGATCCCGGGATCGAGGTAACAGGTTATGGCATCATTGAGTCAGATGGCCACGATCACCGCGCCGTTAAGTTCGGCACCGTATTGCCGCCCGGCGGTAAACCTCTTTATGAACGCCTATCTTATCTGTATGACGATCTTAAAAAGATTATTGAGGAGAACAGTCCTAATGAAATGGCAGTGGAGGAGGCTTTTTTCAGCAAGAATGCCAGGACAGCTCTTGTGCTGGGGCAGGCGCGGGGCGTCATTCTGCTGGCGGGGGCTCACCAGGATATCCAGTGCTTTGAGTATTCGCCGCGCAAGATTAAGATGTCTGTGGTGGGGAATGGAAATGCATCCAAAGAGCAGGTTCAATACATGGTGAAGTCGCTGTTATCGTTACCGGATACGCCTCTTAAGCTGGATATCACCGATGCGCTTGCCACTGCCCTTTGTCACCTTAACCAGCCGCCGGAGATGTGA
- a CDS encoding YebC/PmpR family DNA-binding transcriptional regulator — MAGHSKWAQIKRKKAVVDAKRGKVFTRLIREITVAARMGGGEEDANPRLRQAVLAAKAANMPADNVKRAIRRGTGELPGVTYEEAVFEGYGPGGVAIMMEVMTDNRKRTVAEIRHLMTMYGGNLGASGCVAWMFEKKGLVTVDKNEMDEDRLLETVLEGGGDDFVEEEDVYEITSEPERMADLKHHLEHNQFTVTGAEISNIPRDTARVEGETARKVINLMESLEDHDDIQTLSSNFDMDEVVIAEVQ, encoded by the coding sequence ATGGCCGGTCATTCCAAATGGGCACAGATTAAGCGCAAGAAGGCGGTAGTGGACGCTAAGCGCGGCAAGGTGTTCACCCGGCTTATCAGGGAGATCACCGTGGCGGCCAGAATGGGCGGTGGGGAAGAGGACGCCAATCCGAGGCTGCGACAGGCCGTCCTGGCGGCGAAAGCGGCCAACATGCCTGCCGATAACGTCAAACGGGCCATCCGGCGGGGGACGGGCGAACTCCCCGGCGTCACCTATGAGGAAGCTGTCTTTGAAGGCTATGGTCCCGGCGGCGTCGCTATCATGATGGAAGTGATGACGGACAACAGAAAGCGGACAGTAGCTGAAATCCGTCATCTCATGACAATGTACGGCGGCAATCTTGGTGCATCAGGATGCGTGGCGTGGATGTTTGAAAAGAAGGGACTTGTGACGGTGGACAAGAACGAGATGGACGAAGATAGGCTCCTTGAGACGGTGCTGGAAGGGGGCGGTGACGACTTTGTAGAAGAGGAGGATGTCTACGAGATCACTTCGGAACCGGAGAGGATGGCGGACTTGAAACATCATCTGGAGCATAATCAGTTCACTGTGACCGGGGCAGAAATTTCAAATATTCCCCGTGATACGGCCAGGGTCGAAGGAGAGACCGCTCGTAAGGTGATCAATCTGATGGAATCGCTGGAAGATCATGATGACATCCAGACCCTCTCGTCGAACTTCGACATGGATGAAGTGGTCATTGCTGAGGTACAATAG
- a CDS encoding SPOR domain-containing protein: MRSLFAVIVFFFMVSGQDRKVKVDESFSPNTLSEPEIKWPVILRPGDELPEELKRTSADTTEEGYRIQVLSTLDHESAANLRTELLPLFDDEVYVIFDPPNYKVRVGNFRSRFDAERVQLRIRKMGYLTAWIIRSQVRVQQSRR; encoded by the coding sequence ATGAGGTCACTTTTTGCTGTCATTGTTTTCTTCTTTATGGTCAGTGGTCAGGACAGGAAAGTCAAGGTGGATGAAAGCTTTAGTCCTAACACATTGAGTGAACCTGAAATCAAATGGCCTGTCATTCTACGACCCGGAGACGAGCTTCCTGAAGAACTGAAAAGAACGTCAGCTGATACCACTGAAGAAGGGTACCGGATTCAGGTACTGTCAACTCTGGATCACGAGTCGGCTGCCAACCTACGCACTGAACTTTTACCTCTGTTCGATGATGAAGTCTATGTGATATTCGATCCCCCAAACTATAAGGTAAGGGTGGGGAATTTCCGTTCCCGTTTCGATGCTGAGAGAGTTCAGCTTCGTATCAGGAAAATGGGATACCTGACAGCGTGGATTATCCGCAGTCAGGTTAGGGTACAACAGAGCAGACGCTAA
- a CDS encoding tetratricopeptide repeat protein: MSRTSLILIVILLLCTSAGAQRSYPDSLFSDANQMYEQNSYTEAVNLYNQVLNQGFSHTNLYYNLGNAYYQIGSLGDAIWAYEKGLKFNPRDGDLRFNLSVANARIVDRVEAPEALFVLEWYGALKRGFSPSQWLLIVSSFLLISSLLYLNGSFLEWVPRVISSNLLAGTLAIALLSGVIFADLYFDLLDKEEGVIIATEAKVYSAPTDIGNLLFVVHEGTKAKIASQQFPWMEIELIDGKKGWIHSDRMRVL, translated from the coding sequence ATGAGTAGGACTTCGTTAATCCTGATTGTTATACTTTTATTGTGCACTTCAGCGGGGGCTCAGCGTTCATATCCCGATTCACTGTTCAGCGATGCCAACCAGATGTACGAGCAGAACAGCTATACCGAGGCAGTCAATCTTTACAATCAGGTGCTGAATCAGGGTTTTTCGCATACGAATCTTTACTACAATCTTGGCAATGCATATTATCAGATAGGTAGCTTGGGCGATGCTATATGGGCCTACGAAAAGGGACTCAAGTTTAACCCGAGAGATGGCGATTTAAGATTCAATCTGAGTGTGGCCAATGCCAGAATAGTCGACCGGGTGGAAGCGCCTGAGGCTCTGTTCGTTCTGGAATGGTACGGCGCACTGAAGCGTGGATTTTCGCCGTCTCAGTGGCTCCTCATCGTGAGTAGCTTTCTCCTGATTTCCAGCTTACTTTATCTCAACGGATCTTTTCTTGAATGGGTACCGCGGGTGATTTCCAGCAATCTGCTGGCGGGAACTCTTGCAATTGCCCTTCTCTCAGGCGTCATCTTTGCAGATCTCTATTTTGATCTCCTGGACAAAGAGGAAGGTGTAATCATCGCCACGGAAGCGAAAGTATATTCGGCACCGACTGATATCGGTAATCTACTGTTTGTAGTGCACGAGGGGACGAAAGCAAAAATTGCAAGCCAACAGTTTCCATGGATGGAAATAGAACTGATTGACGGCAAGAAAGGTTGGATACATTCAGATAGAATGAGAGTACTTTAA
- a CDS encoding BatD family protein — protein MILLRPLLLIFSLLSILRADVSFLATVDAKQIGLNETVNFKVTVEGSEGFAQLDISQIEDFTLISGPAQSSSFQWVNGKMSSSKTLSWTLIPKRSGTLTIPALDVTIDGKRYRTEAITVRVSQGQRQPAQRSGEPQQQSETTTPLVFLTAESDKSEAYLGEQITVSYKLYTRVNLRQYSVEKQPQGIGFWMEELYAPKQPTLRDAQLEGVRYKVATLYKIALFPTTTGDLTLDPMILNCTIEVPSRSRVPSLFDDFFKRNKQQIVRSDGLKLAVKPVPAENRPADFTGAVGEFALASYLDTTSTEVNEAVSYVVELTGTGNLNLFQLEEPDFPDGLEVFNPKTSFEKDPFRDQISGKKRWEYIIIPRKEGRFFIPRSELGYLNPEVSEWKKTTTETAVLDVKPGKGIMGEGRGLTKEEIALLGQDIRYIRTGAVKLKPLSERMIPAFFWWFTIAALALFLTPRVVTSLEDGKEERSAISRSRNAMRKARRKLRKVKDPSGFHLVADAVFSYFSARLGISRAGMDSASLNRILDGRLGSDTIQDLTDILVSCDRARYAPSDLADKGKDAAAMAKRTTVLLKKIDTVL, from the coding sequence ATGATATTGCTGCGCCCTTTACTACTCATTTTCAGCCTTCTGTCTATTCTCAGGGCCGATGTGTCTTTCCTCGCCACCGTGGATGCTAAACAGATAGGATTGAATGAGACAGTCAATTTCAAGGTAACTGTAGAAGGAAGCGAAGGTTTTGCCCAATTAGATATTTCACAGATTGAAGACTTTACCCTGATCTCTGGCCCCGCGCAGAGTAGCAGCTTCCAGTGGGTAAATGGAAAAATGTCCAGCTCGAAGACGCTCTCTTGGACACTGATTCCCAAAAGATCTGGCACGTTGACCATCCCAGCGTTGGACGTAACAATCGATGGGAAACGTTACCGTACGGAAGCTATTACTGTTCGGGTCTCACAAGGGCAGCGGCAGCCAGCGCAGAGGAGCGGAGAGCCGCAGCAGCAATCTGAGACAACCACACCCCTTGTTTTTCTGACGGCGGAGAGTGACAAAAGTGAAGCATACCTCGGTGAGCAGATCACAGTCAGCTACAAACTGTACACGAGAGTAAATCTTCGTCAGTATTCAGTGGAAAAGCAGCCGCAAGGTATCGGTTTCTGGATGGAGGAGCTGTATGCTCCTAAACAGCCTACCCTGAGGGACGCCCAATTAGAGGGAGTTCGCTACAAGGTAGCGACGCTCTACAAGATTGCCCTTTTTCCAACTACAACGGGAGACTTGACACTGGACCCCATGATCTTGAACTGCACCATTGAGGTGCCGTCGAGATCGAGAGTGCCTTCGCTTTTTGACGATTTCTTCAAGCGGAACAAGCAACAGATTGTGAGGTCTGACGGACTTAAGCTGGCAGTGAAGCCCGTACCGGCTGAGAACCGTCCCGCTGATTTTACCGGCGCTGTGGGTGAGTTTGCTCTTGCCTCTTATCTCGATACCACATCAACAGAAGTTAATGAAGCAGTTTCTTATGTGGTGGAATTGACGGGGACGGGAAATCTGAACCTTTTTCAGCTGGAGGAACCGGATTTTCCCGATGGACTGGAAGTGTTCAATCCCAAAACTTCATTTGAGAAGGATCCTTTCCGGGATCAGATCTCCGGAAAGAAGCGGTGGGAATACATTATCATTCCGCGCAAAGAGGGCAGATTTTTCATACCGAGATCAGAACTCGGCTATTTAAATCCCGAGGTATCTGAATGGAAAAAGACGACCACTGAGACGGCTGTCCTGGATGTGAAACCGGGCAAGGGCATTATGGGTGAGGGAAGAGGACTGACGAAAGAAGAGATTGCACTTTTGGGTCAGGATATACGCTATATTCGCACCGGGGCGGTGAAGTTGAAACCTCTGAGCGAAAGGATGATTCCGGCGTTTTTCTGGTGGTTTACTATTGCGGCGCTGGCACTCTTTTTGACTCCCAGAGTTGTGACATCGCTTGAGGATGGGAAAGAAGAAAGAAGTGCTATCAGTAGGTCGCGGAATGCCATGCGTAAGGCCAGGAGAAAGCTGCGCAAAGTAAAGGATCCGTCCGGTTTTCATCTGGTAGCGGATGCTGTTTTCAGCTATTTTAGCGCTAGACTTGGTATCTCCCGTGCCGGCATGGATAGCGCTTCATTGAACAGGATTCTGGATGGCAGACTTGGTAGTGATACGATACAGGACTTGACAGACATTCTTGTCTCATGCGATCGCGCCCGTTATGCCCCCTCTGATCTGGCTGACAAAGGAAAGGACGCTGCGGCCATGGCAAAAAGAACGACTGTATTACTGAAAAAAATTGATACTGTTTTATGA
- a CDS encoding tetratricopeptide repeat protein encodes MCRHIILTAASAAILWSQPPVAVDSVGADGSRSLAYYESVLKKYPDMPEARFGAGHAAYLEEDYERASLEFKSVAGVDENDLRSKSYYNLGNTLHQQGMMEESLSAFRKSLELNPGDLDAKYNYEFTKRLMEQMQQQQQPDQSGQEQKDDSAEEQQQQQQQAQDQAGQDPSQGESKQQENRPQQSQPQPQEQGGAEQREKPDAETILNALKADEENLMKRLLSLAKSKKREKDW; translated from the coding sequence TTGTGTAGACATATAATCTTAACAGCGGCGAGCGCGGCAATCCTTTGGAGTCAGCCGCCTGTAGCGGTTGACTCAGTAGGGGCAGACGGATCCCGGTCACTCGCTTACTACGAATCTGTCCTGAAGAAGTACCCCGACATGCCAGAAGCGAGATTTGGCGCAGGTCACGCAGCTTACCTGGAGGAGGACTATGAAAGGGCTTCGTTGGAATTCAAATCTGTTGCTGGAGTTGATGAAAATGATCTGCGTTCCAAAAGCTACTACAATCTCGGTAATACCCTCCATCAGCAGGGGATGATGGAAGAGAGTCTTTCCGCTTTCAGGAAATCGCTGGAATTGAATCCCGGTGACCTTGATGCCAAGTACAACTATGAATTCACCAAACGGCTGATGGAGCAGATGCAGCAACAACAGCAACCGGATCAATCCGGTCAGGAACAAAAGGACGATTCGGCAGAAGAGCAGCAACAACAGCAACAGCAGGCGCAAGATCAAGCCGGGCAAGATCCATCTCAAGGTGAAAGTAAACAACAGGAAAATCGGCCGCAGCAAAGCCAGCCACAACCGCAGGAACAAGGTGGGGCAGAACAACGGGAAAAGCCAGATGCTGAAACTATACTCAATGCCCTCAAAGCGGATGAAGAGAATTTGATGAAACGGCTGTTGAGCCTGGCCAAGTCGAAAAAGAGAGAGAAAGACTGGTAA